Proteins encoded within one genomic window of Bombina bombina isolate aBomBom1 chromosome 1, aBomBom1.pri, whole genome shotgun sequence:
- the CBX4 gene encoding E3 SUMO-protein ligase CBX4: MELPAAGEHVFAVESIEKKRIRKGRVEYLVKWRGWSSKYNTWEPEENILDPRLLVAFQNRERQEQIMGYRKRGPKPKHHIVSLPSFARRSSVLSGLQDSSSENRSKLDMGSINKSQPHQYQLNSKKHHQYQPNGKDHSEKHHSSSKRKYYYQLNSKKHHHYQPDPKMYDQYPPVKESPSQLCMDRNNRHRESWSHTQTIDLVAPVKNCTGPAMNSLEKNGLSNGGSSSPCKEVSGNGIGGKMKIVKNKNKNGRIVIVMSKYMENGMQSVKIKSSEEESDKGEQGRRVDTPSVSCLDRTCKTTEEKPEHWKKRLEPKIRINESNSNGDMTSVQLAGLRRTYCTSDIAYDQPLQLTTKKELSPRSDGTNASLYTANTPKDSRKRCFSDTNGSSVPCKKTLTSRSVSAPGKLADQVPQTPVTVSPQEPEIILLDSDLDEPIDLRCVKSRCDSDREVDRHEPQVGQKPQPVVEETIMEEPLAEFKPFFGNIVITDVTANCLTVTFKEYITV, from the exons ATGGAGCTCCCCGCCGCTGGAGAGCATGTGTTCGCAGTGGAGAGTATCGAGAAGAAGCGGATTCGCAAG GGCCGTGTGGAATATCTGGTGAAGTGGAGAGGATGGTCATCCAA ATATAACACATGGGAGCCTGAGGAAAATATCCTGGATCCACGCCTATTGGTTGCCTTTCAGAACAG GGAAAGACAGGAGCAGATCATGGGCTATAGAAAACGAGGGCCAAAACCCAAGCATCACATTGTCTCT TTGCCCTCTTTTGCACGGCGATCCAGTGTTCTGAGTGGCCTTCAAGATTCTTCTTCTGAAAACAGATCTAAACTGGACATGGGATCCATTAACAAGAGCCAGCCTCACCAGTACCAGTTAAACAGTAAGAAGCACCATCAGTACCAGCCTAATGGTAAGGATCACTCAGAGAAACATCACTCAAGCAGTAAAAGGAAGTACTACTACCAGCTGAATAGCAAAAAACACCACCATTATCAGCCTGATCCTAAAATGTATGATCAGTACCCACCAGTAAAGGAGTCTCCAAGTCAGCTTTGCATGGATCGCAACAACCGACATAGAGAATCTTGGTCTCACACTCAGACTATAGACTTAGTAGCACCAGTGAAAAACTGTACTGGCCCAGCTATGAATAGTTTGGAAAAAAATGGACTCTCAAATGGAGGCTCTAGTAGCCCATGCAAAGAAGTGTCTGGCAATGGAATTGGGGGGAAAatgaaaatagtgaaaaataaaaataagaacggGAGGATTGTTATAGTGATGAGCAAATACATGGAGAATGGGATGCAGTCAGTGAAAATAAAGTCCTCAGAGGAGGAAAGTGATAAAGGCGAGCAGGGTCGGAGGGTTGACACACCAAGTGTCTCTTGTTTGGATAGGACTTGCAAAACTACAGAGGAAAAACCAGAACATTGGAAAAAGAGGTTAGAGCCCAAAATAAGAATTAATGAGAGTAACTCAAATGGAGATATGACTTCTGTTCAACTTGCTGGTCTTAGGAGGACATATTGCACCTCAGACATTGCCTATGATCAGCCTCTTCAGTTGACCACTAAAAAAGAGTTGAGTCCGCGGTCAGATGGTACAAATGCTTCTCTATACACAGCTAATACCCCTAAGGATTCTAGAAAGCGGTGTTTCTCTGATACCAATGGGTCAAGTGTACCCTGCAAGAAAACGCTCACCTCCCGTAGTGTAAGTGCCCCTGGTAAACTAGCGGATCAAGTTCCCCAAACTCCTGTGACTGTGTCCCCTCAAGAACCAGAAATAATTCTCTTGGACTCTGACCTAGATGAACCTATAGATCTGCGCTGCGTAAAATCTAGATGTGATAGTGACAGAGAGGTGGATAGACATGAGCCCCAGGTGGGGCAGAAGCCCCAACCTGTTGTTGAAGAGACCATAATGGAGGAGCCCCTAGCAGAGTTTAAACCTTTCTTTGGAAATATTGTTATTACAGATGTTACTGCCAATTGTCTCACTGTGACTTTTAAGGAATACATAACTGTTTGA